In Spirosoma pollinicola, the genomic window TCGGTTACTTTGCTGAAGTGAGAGAAGTCGAATCGCAGGGCATCAGGCCCAACATACGACCCTTTTTGGCCAACGTGCTTGCCCAACACATCGCGCAGAGCCGCGTGAAGAAGGTGCGTTGCCGAGTGATTACTGCTCGTGAGACCTCGACGGGCAGTATTGATAACGGCGTAGACTGAATCAGCTTCGGTCAGCAATTCATCAATTCCCGTAACATCCTGAACGATATGAATAGTCAGGTCATTTTCTTTTTTAGTATCCAGTACCGTCAGCGTTGCAATCTTATCCGAGCCAACGAATAATTGAAGCACACCCGTATCGCCAACCTGTCCACCCGATTCCGCGTAGAAAGGGGTTTTGTCGAGTACTACCTGTATTTGCGTGCCCTGTTTGTTCTGAATCTTGCGATACTTCACAATGTGGGTGTAGGCTTCGGGCTGATCATAGCCCACAAATTCAACACGGTCTGTTTCATTGACATCAATCCAGTCGCCTGCCGTTGAGGTGGCATCTTTTCTGGACCGGGCTTTCTGTTCCTGAAGGGCTTTCTGGAAACCAGCTTCGTCAATTGTCAATCCCTTTTCGCGGGCGATAAGGGCCGTTAAATCGGCGGGGAAGCCAAAGGTATCGTTTAGTTCGAAGACGGTTTCGCCGGGAATTTCTTTCGTGCCTTTTCCGTCAAGATCACTAATTATCTGATCTAGACGCCCCAAACCCGTTCCCAACGTCCGCAAAAACGAGATTTCCTCTTCCCGAATAACGGTAGCCACAAAATCACGCTGGGCGTTCAATTCGGGAAATACATCGGCAAATTGTTGAGCAAGTGTTGGCACGAGCTTGGTCATGAACGGCTCGGTCAGGTTCAGGTATGAATACCCGTAGCGAATGGCCCGGCGCAAAATTCGCCGGATAACATAACCCGCTTTGGCGTTCGAAGGAACCAGTCCGTCAGAAATGGCAAACGATACCGCCCGAATATGGTCGGCGATCACGCGCATTGCTACGTCGGCTTTGTCCATCGTGCCGCCGTATGCTTTGCCCGATAGCTCTTCAATAACACGGATCGTGCCCGTAAATACGTCGGTGTCGTAGTTCGATTTTTTACCCTGAATGGCCATGCATAATCGCTCGAAACCCATACCCGTATCGACATGGCGGGCAGGCAGCGGCTCCAGCGAACCATCGGCTTTGCGGTTGAACTGCATGAACACAAGGTTCCATATTTCGACTACCTGTGGATGGTCGGCATTGACCAGGCTTTTACCGGGTGTTTGGGCTACTTCTTCCGGCGACCGCAAATCGACGTGGATCTCGGAGCAGGGGCCACACGGACCCGTATCGCCCATTTCCCAGAAATTGTCTTTTTTGTTGCCGTAGATGATCCGGTCTTCGCCCACAATGGGTTTCCAGAGGTCGAACGCTTCCTGATCAAAGGGGACGTTGTCTTTTTTATCCCCTTCAAATACCGATACATAGAGCCGATCTTTGGGCAATTTGTATACGTCCGTCAGTAACTCCCACGCCCAGGTAATGGCTTCTTTTTTGAAGTAATCGCCAAACGACCAGTTGCCAAGCATTTCGAACATGGTGTGGTGATAGGTGTCGAACCCTACATCTTCCAGGTCATTATGTTTCCCCGAAACCCGCAAACACTTTTGTGTGTCGGCCACCCGTTTGGATGGCGGAGTACCGTTTCCAAGGAAAAAATCTTTGAACTGCGCCATACCCGAGTTGTTGAACATCAGCGTCGGGTCGTTTTTGGCAACGAGCGGGGCCGATTGTACAATCAGGTGTTGTTTGGATTGGAAGAAGTCGAGAAAATGCCGACGTATTTCGTGGGAAGTCATTTTTTTTAGTCAGTAAGTCAATAACGGGGGCGCCCGTGCGGTTGATAAGTCGATACGTTATATCGCCGACTATTACTTACCGACTGACTAACTATCTACCTTACTCAACTGAGTCTGCAAATTTACGGCAAAACTTGCGTTTATTCAGACAGCTTTCCAAGTTTGCAGTATGGAAAACGGGGGCAAGTTGTATTACGGGATAAAGGAAGTAGCGGAGATGTTTGACATCAATGCCTCCAAACTGCGGTATTATGAAAAGGAATTCCCTACCCTACAGCCCAAAAAGAACCGCTCCGGCGACCGGGTTTATACGCAGGATGACATCAATCATCTGAAAGAAATTCTGGTGTTAATCAACGATAAAGGCTATACGCTGCCGGGGGCCAGAGAATACATCAAAACCCGCGATGCCAACCGCCGGGAACATGTCGTTTATATCAATAAGCTCAAGCGAATAAAGGCCGGACTGGAGAAGCTTAGAGCCAGTCTCGACAAACAAAAACCACAGGAAGTGCAGCCAAAACAGGACGATGACGAGCCTGAGGAGGTTTTGTAAACAGAGATTTACTGAAACCCAATTATCCGGTTTCAGCCTGCTGTTATTTGATTATCGTTGGCTTTTCCCGTAAGAAATAGGTAAGCTTGCAGAAGACACACTATTTTGTGTACTGTATACAAACCAGCTTTCCTGTTTCGTGCCCATTAATATCCACCATCAAATTGCCCTGACGCTTGTTCCCGGCGTTGGCAGTGTTCTTATCCGTCAATTAATCAGCTATTGCGGTTCCGCTGCCGATGTGTTTCAGGCACCTTTGGCCCGGCTGATGAAAGTGCCGGGCATTGGCGAAGTGACGGCTCGCGCTATCTTAAAACCCGGAATCTTAGCCGAAGCGGAACAGGTGGTACGACGGCTTGAAAAGTTGGGCGCTACAGCCCTTTTTTATACGGACAAAGCCTATCCAACCCGCCTTAAAACACTGTACGATGCCCCCGCCCTACTCTATTTTCAGGGAACCGGCGATCTCAATGCTACGCGCACCATCGGGCTGGTTGGCACCCGACAGGCTACTGATTATGGTCGGCGCATTACCAATGAAATTATCGAAGCGGTGGTTCCTTATAATGTGAGCGTTATTAGTGGATTAGCCTATGGCATCGACATTGCCGCCCACCGCGCCAGTCTGTCGAATGGCTTACCCACTATCGGCGTCATGGCCAGTGGTCTGGATATTATTTATCCGAATGTCCACCAGAAAACAGCTGGTGAGATGCTTATGCAAGGAGGCCTACTCACCGAAAGCCGACCCGGCACCAAACCCGACGCGCACCTCTTCCCGGCGCGGAACCGGATTATTGCGGGCTTGAGCGATGTCGTTGTTGTAGTCGAAGCGGCCGCCAAAGGAGGTGCATTGATTACGGCAGAATATGCCAATAATTACCACCGCGAGGTATTTGCGGTGCCGGGACAGTTGAACCAGGCGTTTTCGGCAGGTTGCAACAAACTCATCCGGGAGAACAAAGCGCAGATTTACACCAGCCCTAAAGATCTGATTGAAGCACTAAACTGGGACAAAACAACGAATACCAGTCCACACAAAAACACCCTTCCGGCCTTACCTGTCGGAATCACAGAGGAAGAAAGTCAAGTGTTGGCTTTGCTTCGCCAATCGGCCGATTTACACGTTGACGAGTTGAGTTGGAAAAGCCAAATACCGATGGGTCGCCTGGCTTCTCTCCTGCTCACGCTGGAGTTTCAGGGATTTGTGCGCTCCCTGCCGGGGAAAAAATATGCAGTGGTGTACGTTTGAGGGTATTCAGGCTAGTTTATAATTCCTACTTTTATGGCTTAGTCTAAATTCTGCTCTCGTTCCATGACTGCCCATCTACAAAATTTTCGACAAGCGTTTTTTTGTCTCTCGTTTAGTTTACTGGCTCTTTCTGGTTTAGCCCAAACACAGTCAACTGCAAAAAAAAGTGGAAATCCCGTTTTCCCTGGTTGGTACGCTGATCCCGAGGGCGTCATTTTTGGTAAGCAATACTGGATTTACCCAACATACTCGGCACCGTACGAAAAACAGATTTTCTTCGATGCGTTCTCTTCACCCGATCTGGTAACCTGGACCAAGCACAGCCGCATCCTTGACTCGACAGCCGTAAAATGGGCAAAAAAAGCCATGTGGGCACCTGCCATTATCGAGAAGGGTGGAAAATACTTTTTGTTCTTCGGTGCCAATGATATTCATGATGAGAAGAAAGAAATTGGCGGTATTGGCGTCGCCGTTGCCGATAACCCCGCCGGACCCTTCCGTGATTATTTAGGAAAACCCCTGGTCGGACAGATTCGCAATGGCGCACAACCCATAGATCAATATGTTTTTAAAGACAAAGACGGGCAATATTATTTGCTATACGGCGGCTGGGGCCACTGTAACATTGCCCGCCTGAAAGATGATTTCACCGGTTTTCTGCCATTTCCCGACGGCACAATCTTTCGGGAAATGACACCCAAAGGGTATGTTGAAGGCCCAACCATATTTGTTCGCAAGGGTAAGTACTATTTTATGTGGTCGGAAGGCGGCTGGACAGGGCCGGATTACTCGGTGGCCTATGCCGTTGCCGATTCGCCCTTTGGTCCATTTGAACGAGTCGGTAAGATATTACAGCAAGACCCTGCTGTGGCTACCGGTGCTGGTCACCATTCGGTTATTCAGGTGCCCGGTACGGACGACTGGTACATCGTTTATCATCGACGCCCCTTAACAGAAACCGATGGTAACCATCGCGAAACGTGTATCGACCAAATGTATTTCAATATAGATGGATCTATTAAACCTGTGAAAATTACAGTTACCGGTGTTAGCGCGAAGCCACTAAAATAAGTTAAGAATCAGGATTAAATTAATGAAAAATGGATAATGTAGAATGAAAAATTGCCACGATGTAAATATTTTACATTTTACATTCTCCATTCTACATTATCCATTTACTTATTACATAATGTTTGTAACCATGAAACAACTCATTTCAGGGCTGGTAGTTTGTTTTTTCGGTATTGGGTATGGTTTTGCTCAATCAACCGCGAATCCGGCATCACCAACTTTACCACGAATCGCTATTGCTGGCTTAGGCATCGAATCCAGTACTTTTTCTCCGGCCGTTACCCACGAGGAAGCCTTTCACGCGCGTTATGGCCCCGAGGTGTTCAATGCCTATCCGTTTATGATGCCCGTATCTCCCCTGCGCAAAAAAGCAATCTGGCTTCCTGCTATCGTAGGGAAATCGCTTCCCGGTGGCGCTGTAACCCGAGAAGCTTATGAATCACTGGTAAAAAAAACCCTGGACTCGCTCAAAAAATACGGCCCTTATGATGGCCTTTATTTCGACATTCACGGCGCCATGAGTGTCGTGGGTCTCGACGATCCCGAAGGCGATTTCATTACCCGAATCCGAAAAGTTATTGGCTACAAAACACTCGTTTCCACATCAATGGATTTGCATGGTAATGTATCCTGGCGATTGGCCCAGAATTCAGATTTGATTACCTGCTACCGAATGGCCCCTCATGAAGATGCCATGCAAACCAAAGAACGTGCGGTGGCCCATTTGCTGGAGCGCATTCAGAATGGAAAAGGCAAACCCGCCTACAAAGTTTGGATACCGGTACCAATCCTGTTGCCGGGCGAAAAAACGAGTACCCGCATCGAACCAGGCAAGAGTCTTTACAGTGAGGTAGAGCCACTTGCCGATCATCAGCCTGGCATTGTCGACGCAGCCATCTGGATAGGCTACGCCTGGGCAGATGAGCCCCGCAATCATGCCGTTGTGATGGTTACCGGCGATGACAAGGCAAAAGTGACCCAGGCCGCCGAAAAACTAGCCCTTGATTTCTGGAATGTACGAAATCAGTTCGGCTTTGTGGCCCCTACCGGTACGCTGGAGAAGTGTCTGGCGAATGCGCTGGCCAGCAAAAAACACCCTTTCTTTATTAGTGATACCGGCGACAATCCAACGGCCGGTGGAGCGGGCGACGTGACCTGGACGCTCACGCAGCTATTGGCTCGTCCGGAGTTTCAGCGGGAAGACGGCCCTTCGCTGATCTATGCATCCATCCCCGATCCGGAGTTGGTAAAAAAAGCGATAGCCGCCGGTGTGGGTGGCCATGTTGATGGTGTTGCAGGCGCTCGAGTCGATGCCCGTTTTGCTCCGCCCGTTAAGCTAAAAGGAACAGTAGAATCTATCGTTCGCGGAGACAAAGATGCTGAGGTAGAGGTGGTTGTAAAGATGGGAAGCGTACATGTTATTGTCACCCAAAAACGGAAGCCCTACCACAAGGAAATTGATTTCACCCGGCTTGGTCTCAAACCCCGGCAAGCCAATATTGTTGTGGTAAAGATTGGGTATCTCGAACCTGAACTGTATGCCATGCAGGCCGATTGGATTATGGCCTTAACACCAGGTGGCGTGAATCAGGATTTAGCCCGATTGCCCTATAAGCGAATTAAGCGGCCGATGTTCCCATTCGATAACGACATGAAAAAACCAGACCTGTCGGCTCAGTTTGTGCCCCTTTCCGGTACAACCAACTAAGCTTGTACAAAGACTTAAGCAGGAAAATACACGGTGAAGGTTGCGCCCTGGCCCGGTTGACTCGTAGCTGTAATTCCTCCGCCATGATTAGCGGCAACTTTCTCGCAGATGGCTAAGCCAATACCCGTTCCTGCAAATTCGTTTTTGCCATGAAGCCGCTGAAAAACATGGAATATTCGGTCAATGTATTTCTCATCAAAGCCGATTCCATTGTCTGTTATGCTGATTCTGTAATAAACGTTTGCCAATGGAGTAGGCCGGATCAGTTCAGGTAACTCACTTGACTCGATCCGCTCACTTTCGACTCGAATGACTGGAGAAACATCAAGTCGCCGAAACTTCAGGGCATTGCTGAACAAATTCTGGAATAGCTGCTCCAATTGAGACTGGTCGCCTTTTATGTTCGGTAAATCATCTATTTCAAACAGAGCATTTGTTTCCTGGATACGCAGGTCTAAATCGGAAAGAACCGTGTTGACTACTTGATTCAGATCGACAGACGTTGTTGTGTCGCGCCGGGTAGATATTCGGGAGAAGCTAAGCAAGTCTTTAATCAGCGTTGACATTCGACTGGCCGCCAACTGCATACGCTCCAGATAACCGACGCCCTCGCCCAACTGGTCAGCATATTGACGATGCAGCAAGTCGCCAAATTGCTGCACCTTCCGTAAGGGTTCCTGCAAATCGTGGGAAGCTATGTAAGCAAATTGCTGAAGGTTAGTATTGGATCGGTTCAGTGCCTGGTTACTTACTTCCAGGGCAGTGATCGTCTGGGTAAGCTGTTCATTGTTGACTTTTAATAGTTGCTGGGTTTCTTTCTGAATGGTCAGATCAGTCAATATAACACTCAGACACGTTCCGCCATCCAGTTCCAGAACCGTTGCCGAAAGCAGGCAGGGAACCAGATTTCCGCCCGAACTGATCAGTGCTACATCAAGCTTCCACTTACCAGTCCAATGATCTGCCAATAACGAATCGAACTCTATCCGACTGGTAGGCGCAATAAACTCGGCAAAACTTATACCCAAAACGCTGGACAAAGGCAACTTTATCATAGCGGCAAAAGCGGAGTTGCCATATAAAATAAGGCCATCCTGATTGAGCGTTACCGCCCCTTCATTCATCGTCTCTATAAAAACACGGTAGGTATGGTCGGCTGTTTTGAGCGTATACAACTCATGTCCGGCTGCTCCCTGAACAACCAGCGCATCAACTTGTCCGCTACGAATCGCCTGAATAGTTTCTGTGGCTTCATCGAGTTGCCAGCGTAGCGCTTCATTTTCCGCTACTAATTGCTCGTATGTTTTCGACCCGTTCATTAATCTAGGCTAGTGACTCCTAATCCGTTCAGTACCTTTTGGGTGTTAGACAAATCACCTATAAACCGGCGTTCAGGTAAAGGAAATCGTTTAATCAGCAAGGGCAGTGCAATAAGTTGTTCCCGTTCGGCCAGTTCTTTTTGCTGATGCACATCAATAATTTCAAGGTCGAATTGACCAGGTAAGTACTGCTCACAAATGTGTTTAAGATTGGCAATTGCCCGGATTGAATTCAGCGACGCCCCCGTGACAAATAAATGCAATACGTAGTGCTGGCCCTGGCCATCCGGATGAAACTCCTCTGATCGTGATGGCTCTTTCATTTACTTAACAGTTGGGCGGATATTTAATCCAACCAACACTTTTTCTTCATTCGACAAGTCGCCTATGATCTTACGAATAGGCTCAGGCACCTTTTTAACCAGCGTTGGAACGGCCAGAATCTGGTCACCCTCAGCCAGCTGCGGTTGCACCCGTAAATCAATAACTTCAATGACATATTTCCCTTTCAAGTGCTCTTCGCAGTACTTTTTCAAATTGCTCAGAGCTAATTGAGATTTGGGCGTATTACCGGCAATGTAGAGTCGCAGCTCCCAGATTTCTTCGTTTGTTTCCATTCACTATTTGTCATTCAGACCAACTGCCTTATTCATTATGCCGACTTCGGGTTACCTCCTCCCGGTTTTTCGCCAATACCTCCTTCCGGAGTTCATCATCTACATAGGTTTTATTCAACTCATCCTGTACAGATTCAAACTCCTCCTGCAGACTGGCTATTTTTGCTTCCAGAACCAGGCGTTTACGCTCAATTTCACGGTCTTTACGGCTCAGAGCGTGTTTCCGCAGAACAAGCCCTGTTTCTTCTTCCAGTTGCTGAGCCACTCGGGCAGAACCTGTCAGAACACCTTCTATCCCCAAATAAACGTCAACAAGATTAATTCCATGATCGGTAATAATAAACTCCCTAACCTGATTGGAATGTTTCATGCCGCGCGATTTCATGATGTACAATCCCCGGTTTCGTTCCCCATTCATTTCAATGTCTTTAACCTGTAGCCAGGCATCGACCAACGACGAAACTCCTTCATCGGTCTGTTCATTAACTAGACTGTTCAGGGAGAGAGCCGTGAACATAACGGTTATTTGTTCAGCCTGCAAAAAATCAATTAACCGGATCAACATCGACTTAACATCACTTACCGACCCAACGGTAATCAGATTAGTTATTGGATCGATTATCACAACAGTAGGCTTAAATTCCTGAATTTGTTTGTGAATCGCCACCAGATGCATCTCCAGCCCATTTAGTGTTGGACGGGCCGCCTGAAAGGCCAGCAAACCATCATCAATATGTTGCTGGAGATCAAGCCCGATCGAGTGCATGTTGCGAGTAATTTGCTGCGGAGACTCCTCAAACGCAAAATAGATGCACCGTTCCTTTCGCTGGCAGGTCTGGTCGGCAAAAGTAGCGGCAATACTGGTTTTACCGGTACCTGCCGTACCCGATACCAGAATGCTGCTTCCTTTGAAAAATCCCTGCCCATCGAGCATTTTATCCAGCGCCTGAATTCCGGATGATATACGCTCAGACGATACGGGATGATTCAGTGTCAGGGAGGTTACTGGCAGAACTGAAATGCCCGTTTCGTCGATCAGGAATGGGTATTCATTGGTACCGTGAATCGATCCACGGTACTTGATAATACGTAGTAAGCGGGTTGAAATTTGATTTTTGACCCGGTGATCGAGCAGAATTACGCAATCCGATACATACTCCTCCAGTCCCTGTCGGGTTAAAGAGCCCTCCCCTTTTTCGCCAGTAATAATTGTTGTTACCTTTTTTTCTTTAAGCCACTCAAAAAGTCGTCTTAACTCAGCCCGCAGAATGCTCTGATTGGTTAGGCCGGCAAACAGATTCTCAATTGTATCCAGCACAACCCGTTTAGCCCCGATACTGTCGATCGCGTAACCTAGTCGAATAAATAAACCATCCAGATCATATTCGCCGGTTTCTTCGATTTCACTCCGTTCAATACGGACATGGTCGAGTTTGATCAGTTTCTCTCTCTGTAACTGATCGAGATCGAAGCCCAGCGACGTCACGTTTAACGCCAGTTCCTCACTTTTTTCTTCAAACGCCATGAACACGCCTGGTTCATTGAACTCCATTGCTCCCCGAACAATGAACTCGATAGAGAACAGCGTTTTTCCGCTGCCTGCACTTCCGCAAATTAGCGTAGGTCGTCCGGCGGGAAGCCCCCCGGATGTTATTTCGTCCAGTCCCCGAATACCGGTCCGGGATTTGGGAAGAGATGTCAATGGTCGTTTCGGTTGATCAGGTAAACTCATGCACGTAGAAAAGGAGACCAATCAGGTTCAGTAGAAGAAAGAGAGACATATACCCAACACATAGAAGCAGTAGAATACAGGCTTTTTTTACTAGATTATTGTCTGCGCCTTCCGGGTCAATTAAGGTATATGGATGTTTATATATACTAAAAAAGCACAAAAAGGTTTGTGGAATATAGGTTAGAAACGTTTACGGACTGTTTAACAGTATACTTCCTTATTTCGACACAACTCACATTCGTTTGTAGGCTAATTGAATTAACTAAAACGAAATTAGCTACAAAAGAAGTTATTGACCAAGTTGCGCCGATGTAAAAAAGCTTTGATTGGGTTAATAACGTCTTGAGGGTGGGCAAATAACCCGCTACGCAAGGCGCATGTTGAATTTGATCCGGTCAATTGACTACCTGATAATCCGATAAGGTGAACCGGCTGGTGAGCCTACGAAAATGGGTATTCAACCGAGGGTATAATGTCGTGTTTTTACCAGCTTCATTGACGTACCAGCTTCGGCAGCCCGTTCTCCACACGGTTCCTTCAAATTGCTGTTGAAGGCGTCGATTATACGCTGTTTGAACAGGCTCTTTCACATCCAGATACCCCCGCTCTCCTAAACAGTTTATTTGACGGATATAACGCATGATATAATTCATCTGCGATTCCATGATGTGTAATACTGAATTATGGCCTAACCCGGTGTTTGGTCCCAGAAGAAAGGCCAGATTTGGAAAATTGGCCGTTGTAATGCCTTTATAGGATTCACCGCCCGTCTTTCTCCAAACGTCGAACAAGTTCTCATTCGTTTTACCAATAATTTGAATAGAAAAATTCAGATCGGCTACATGAAAACCCGTTCCTAAAATAACGATATCAACAGGGTATTCCTGACCAGTTTTCGTTTTGATTCCGGTTTCGGTAAACACATCAATATTTTCCGTAACTAGCTGAACATTAGGTCGATTAAAAGTCGGATAAAAATCGTCAGACTTCAAAATACGTTTACATCCAATTGTATAGTCAGGGGTTAGTTTTTTTCTAATGTTGGCGTCATTTACTTCATCAGCTAACTTCTTCATGGAAATTCGCTTCATGAGGGCATTGATCCAGGTAGACCCGATAAACCCCAGCCCAATCAATTCATTTAACCAGAAGATCGACTCCCGTTGCAGTTTCATAAAAAGAGGAAAGCGTTTGAATCGCTGTTGGGCGGCTTCAGAAATAGAGCTATCCAGCCGGTAGCTGATCCAGGCTGGGGTACGCTGAAAAACCAGTAAGGATTTTACCTGTGCCGCAATGCTGGGTACTAGTTGAACAGCGCTGGCCCCGGTACCAATCACAGCCACATTTTTACCAGTCAAGCTGCAACCAGTATCCCACTGCGCCGAATGAAATACCTTCCCCAAAAACGTATTCAGGCCCTGGAAAGCAGGAATATGGGGACGATTCAGCGGACCCAGTGCTGCCAGTAAAATTTTAACCGTTGTAGTTGTGTTATAAGCATCCGTGAGTTGCCAGCAACCATTCTCCTCAATGAACCGTGCCTCCACAATGTCGGTATTGAACCGAATATGATTTCTCAATTTATTCCGGTCAACTACTGTCTGTATATAGGCCAGAATATCAGGTTGGGTCGCATATAAATTTTTCCAGTTGGGGTTAGGTTCATCGGCAAACGAATACAGGTGCGAGGCCACATCACAGGCACACCCTGGATACAGATTGTCCCGCCAGGTCCCTCCCACGTCGGCGGCTCTCTCAAAAATCACAAACGATTCTTTCTGATTTTTTTTCAGTCGCAAAGCCGCAACCAATCCGGCAAATCCGGCGCCAATAATACCAACCTGAAAGTCCGGTTCCATCGTATCTTAGAGTAAGAAAGTGGTTGTTTACAATTCTAACCAAACTTTTGACAGTACCCCTAAAAACAACATCCCGAAAGGTATAAACTTTCGGGATGTTACACCAATCTGAATTTCCGTATTCCAATCTTTATCCTTTACACAAACTTATCGGGTTTTCGATTTCGTCGGCCTACTATCTGATTTGGGTATTAACGGCATTTCCGGCTCCAGTTCACTCACCTGTTTCGATCTTATTTTTCGACCTTCATGGAATATTACAAAGGCAATTAGTAACAGCAGCAATACATTGGATACGAGATCGATGGTATCGCCGGTGTGGGCAAGGGGTGGGTCAAATCGGAATTCAATCGTGTGTTTTCCGGCAGGAATTCGCAAGGCTCTAAGCACATAATTGGCCCGTAGATGCGGAGCTGGTTTTCCATCTATAAACGCCTGCCAGTCGGTTTCACCCCTATAATAGATTTCGGAAAAAACAGCTAGTCCATCGCGGGCAGCGTTCGATTCATAGAGCAGTTTATCCGGCCGATAGCTCGTCAATTGAATCGTGCTGCCAGTATGGTCCAATTTGGCGGGCAGGTTTCCTAACTGTGTTGCGAACCGCTTGTCGACTACTACCGAATCGCGAGGGTTCAGCGTTTTCATAGCGGCCATTTCCTCATCGGCATTAGCTACCTGCTGTATCGTTCCAACAAACCAGGCCGCTCCCATTACTTCTGGATTGGGCAACGCCATTGGTCCGGCCGGAGCCTGCTGCGGATCATTAGGGTTAGCCGGTCCATTCTGAATAACATACTTGGCATTCAGCATATTCAGAATATTAAGGGTATTCGGCTGAAAAGCGAAGTTTATCAATTCATTGTAGCGACGAAGGCGTGTTGTATTGTAGCCCCCAATGGAGCGATGGAAATACGAAGTCCGGTTGGTTTCCATAAACGACCCCGTCTGGTCGAACACGCGGTAGCCCAGTGATTTATCCTGTAGTATCTGCTGATCGGCAGGTGTTGGTTCGAACAAGGTACTGGCCTGAGTTTTCGATATAAAATCGGCGTTATTCAGAAACCGCTTATCCACCGAAAACAGATCGAACACAACAACGGCCAAAATCAGTGGATAAAAAACGCCTGCCTTTATTTTGTCCGTTAGAAACAGCCAAACAGATCCGGCTGCCAGCAAAACGAGAATAACCGACCGGAACGCATCGGCCCGGAATAAACTTTGTCGGTCATTGATAAGAGCCGTTTGAAAGTCTTTTGCCCCTTCGCCAAAATAACGACCTAAAATGGCCAGATCATTTGGTGCCTGAAAGTTGAAAAACGTACTGCTCAGCAACGCTAACACGGCGGCTAAACCGGCAGTAAGTCCCAGACTTATCAAGAAAGGTTGCTTTAGTTGATTAAACGTCAATTTTTGGTTGACAATCGTTTGAATACCCAGAGCAGCACCAGCGGCTATGAATAACTGGGCGAGGCAAAACGCCATTGTCAT contains:
- the alaS gene encoding alanine--tRNA ligase gives rise to the protein MTSHEIRRHFLDFFQSKQHLIVQSAPLVAKNDPTLMFNNSGMAQFKDFFLGNGTPPSKRVADTQKCLRVSGKHNDLEDVGFDTYHHTMFEMLGNWSFGDYFKKEAITWAWELLTDVYKLPKDRLYVSVFEGDKKDNVPFDQEAFDLWKPIVGEDRIIYGNKKDNFWEMGDTGPCGPCSEIHVDLRSPEEVAQTPGKSLVNADHPQVVEIWNLVFMQFNRKADGSLEPLPARHVDTGMGFERLCMAIQGKKSNYDTDVFTGTIRVIEELSGKAYGGTMDKADVAMRVIADHIRAVSFAISDGLVPSNAKAGYVIRRILRRAIRYGYSYLNLTEPFMTKLVPTLAQQFADVFPELNAQRDFVATVIREEEISFLRTLGTGLGRLDQIISDLDGKGTKEIPGETVFELNDTFGFPADLTALIAREKGLTIDEAGFQKALQEQKARSRKDATSTAGDWIDVNETDRVEFVGYDQPEAYTHIVKYRKIQNKQGTQIQVVLDKTPFYAESGGQVGDTGVLQLFVGSDKIATLTVLDTKKENDLTIHIVQDVTGIDELLTEADSVYAVINTARRGLTSSNHSATHLLHAALRDVLGKHVGQKGSYVGPDALRFDFSHFSKVTDEQLAEVERIVNKKIREDIKLDEKRNVPIGQAKELGATALFGEKYGDFVRVITFGPNYSVELCGGTHVPATGHIGLFKFTGEGSVSTGIRRVEAKTSSGAEALINEQMAVVSELKELLKAPKDVVKAVQGLMDERAALQKQVEVLQNEKIQQVKNELLTKIQAVNGNVGSGHMVLVERVDVPNADALKQLAYDLKAKVDNLALVLGADINGKPQLAVMLPDSLIQDRKLNAGQVVKELAKNIKGGGGGQPFFATAGGTDLSGLDAALAQGKELLG
- a CDS encoding MerR family transcriptional regulator; translation: MENGGKLYYGIKEVAEMFDINASKLRYYEKEFPTLQPKKNRSGDRVYTQDDINHLKEILVLINDKGYTLPGAREYIKTRDANRREHVVYINKLKRIKAGLEKLRASLDKQKPQEVQPKQDDDEPEEVL
- the dprA gene encoding DNA-processing protein DprA, with amino-acid sequence MPINIHHQIALTLVPGVGSVLIRQLISYCGSAADVFQAPLARLMKVPGIGEVTARAILKPGILAEAEQVVRRLEKLGATALFYTDKAYPTRLKTLYDAPALLYFQGTGDLNATRTIGLVGTRQATDYGRRITNEIIEAVVPYNVSVISGLAYGIDIAAHRASLSNGLPTIGVMASGLDIIYPNVHQKTAGEMLMQGGLLTESRPGTKPDAHLFPARNRIIAGLSDVVVVVEAAAKGGALITAEYANNYHREVFAVPGQLNQAFSAGCNKLIRENKAQIYTSPKDLIEALNWDKTTNTSPHKNTLPALPVGITEEESQVLALLRQSADLHVDELSWKSQIPMGRLASLLLTLEFQGFVRSLPGKKYAVVYV
- a CDS encoding glycoside hydrolase family 43 protein, whose protein sequence is MTAHLQNFRQAFFCLSFSLLALSGLAQTQSTAKKSGNPVFPGWYADPEGVIFGKQYWIYPTYSAPYEKQIFFDAFSSPDLVTWTKHSRILDSTAVKWAKKAMWAPAIIEKGGKYFLFFGANDIHDEKKEIGGIGVAVADNPAGPFRDYLGKPLVGQIRNGAQPIDQYVFKDKDGQYYLLYGGWGHCNIARLKDDFTGFLPFPDGTIFREMTPKGYVEGPTIFVRKGKYYFMWSEGGWTGPDYSVAYAVADSPFGPFERVGKILQQDPAVATGAGHHSVIQVPGTDDWYIVYHRRPLTETDGNHRETCIDQMYFNIDGSIKPVKITVTGVSAKPLK
- a CDS encoding M81 family metallopeptidase, with protein sequence MKQLISGLVVCFFGIGYGFAQSTANPASPTLPRIAIAGLGIESSTFSPAVTHEEAFHARYGPEVFNAYPFMMPVSPLRKKAIWLPAIVGKSLPGGAVTREAYESLVKKTLDSLKKYGPYDGLYFDIHGAMSVVGLDDPEGDFITRIRKVIGYKTLVSTSMDLHGNVSWRLAQNSDLITCYRMAPHEDAMQTKERAVAHLLERIQNGKGKPAYKVWIPVPILLPGEKTSTRIEPGKSLYSEVEPLADHQPGIVDAAIWIGYAWADEPRNHAVVMVTGDDKAKVTQAAEKLALDFWNVRNQFGFVAPTGTLEKCLANALASKKHPFFISDTGDNPTAGGAGDVTWTLTQLLARPEFQREDGPSLIYASIPDPELVKKAIAAGVGGHVDGVAGARVDARFAPPVKLKGTVESIVRGDKDAEVEVVVKMGSVHVIVTQKRKPYHKEIDFTRLGLKPRQANIVVVKIGYLEPELYAMQADWIMALTPGGVNQDLARLPYKRIKRPMFPFDNDMKKPDLSAQFVPLSGTTN